The window CATACCTGGCACCGAGCTTTCTATCGGGTTTGACACCGCGGTCAACAATGCGGTGGATGCCATCAACAAGATCCGGGATACGGCCACGTCCCACGAGCGACTGTTCATTGTGGAAGTGATGGGGCGCAGGGCCGGTTTCATTGCCCTGGAAGCCGGTCTTGCCGGGGGGGCGGAGTCCATTCTGATCCCGGAGCTGCCGTTTTCCGTGGAAGAGGTTTGCGACAAGTTGATGCGCGGCTACCGGCGCGGTAAACTCCACAGCGTAATCGTCGTTGCCGAAGGGGCGGCAAGCGGTATCGAGTTCGGGCGGGAAATAAAACGGATTACCGGTTTTGATACCAAAGTGACCGTACTGGGCCACCTTCAGCGCGGGGGTACGCCGACCGCCCAGGACCGGGTTTTGGGGAGCCGCCTGGGGGCTCTGGCCGTGGAACTTCTGATGGAAGGGCGGTGCAAGCTCGCGGTCGGAATCCGGAACGGCCGGCCGGACCACTGGGACCTTGATGAATGCCTGGATGGAAAGAAAGAGATTGACCTGGAAGCTTACCGTCTTGCCGGAATCCTGTCAATTTGAGGGTGGGGGTATTTTTGCGCCATACTAAAATAATCTGCACCATTGGCCCAGCTTCGGAATCGGTCGAGGTGCTAAGCCGGATGGTCGAATCCGGGATGAACATTTCCCGCCACAATTTCTCCCACGGTTCCCGGGAGGAACACCGCCGCCGCATCAACAACGTCCGCACGGCCGCCGCGCGGACCGGCAGAACGGTCGGCATAATGGTCGACCTCCGGGGTCCCAAGATCAGAATCGGCGATCTGGAGCCCGAGCCGGTCGAACTCAAGGCCGGGGATGAACTGACCCTAACCACCGAGGTAATCAAGGGAAACCGCCGCCGCATTTCGGTCGATTACCAGCCGTTGCCCCGGGAGGTGGGGCCGGGTAACACCATTTTGCTTGGCGACGGTCTGGTCGGGCTGGAAGTGTTGCGGGTTGAGGGGAGCGAGGTGCTCTGCCGGGTTCTGAACGACGCCTTGCTGACCAGCCGGAAGGGCGTGAATCTGCCGGGTGTGCGGACATCGATCCCCACCGTCACCGAGAAAGACATCAGGGACCTTCATTTCGCCTTGGAGTTGGGCTTTGATTTTGTGGCCGCCTCGTTCGTGCGGCGGGCAGAGGACATCCTTTCGGTGCGCGCAATCCTGGAGAAGTTCGAATCAGAAGCGCACATCGTGGCCAAGATCGAGACCTGGGAGGCGGTCGAGAACCTGGACGACATCATTAAGGTGACGGACGCGGTGATGGTGGCACGCGGTGACTTGGGGCTGGAGATCGCCGCCGAGGAAGTGCCCCTGGTTCAGAAAAAGATCATCGCCCGTTGCAACCTGGCCGGCAAGCCGGTGATCACCGCGACTCAGATGCTGGAATCAATGATCCACAACCCGCGTCCAACCAGGGCCGAGGCTAGTGACGTGGCCAACGCGATTTTGGACGGTACGGACGCCGTGATGCTTTCGGCGGAAACCGCGACCGGGGAATACCCGGTGGCCGCGGTGGAAACCATGGACCGCATCGCCCGTCGGGCGGAAGCCGACCTTCCCTACGGAATGCTGCTTCACCAGCGGCACCGGGACATCTCCCGCCGCACGGTCACCGACGCCATCAGCTACGCCACCTGTGCCACCGCCGCCGACCTCGACGCCGCCGCCATCATTACGGCTACCCAGACCGGGTATACGGCGCGGATGGTGGCCAAGTACCGGCCAGCGAGGCCGATTGTGGCCGTAACACCTCGGGAAGACGTGGTGCGGCGCCTGACCCTGTTGTGGGGGGTGCAGCCGGTCTACGTTCAAGAGGAGATCGAGGACACCGACCGGATGATCTCGGCCTCCATTGAAGCCGCCCTGGCCGCCGGTCTCATCCGCGGCGGCGACCTGGTGGTGATCACCGCCGGCGTGCCGGTGGGCCTGCACGGCAGCACCAACCTGCTCAAAGTGCACACCGTGGGCAATGTCCTGGCCCGGGGCATCGGGATCGGCAACCAGGCGGTGACCGGCAGCCTGAAAATCGCGCACAGCGCTGCGGAAGCCCTGGTCAAGATCGAGCCGGGGGACATCCTGGTCACCCGGGCCACCGACCGGGATTATGTTCCGGCGATCGAAAAGTCATCCGGAGTGATCACCGAAGTCGGCGGGCTGACCTCACACGCCGCCGTGGTGTGCCTGCAGTTCAACCTGCCGGTGATCGTGGGGGTTACGGGGGCGACCGAGATTCTTGACGAAGGGGCGATTGTGACCATCGACGCGTTGCGGGGGTTGGTTTACAGCGGCGCCACCCGCGTGCTCTAGGCGGGACCAAGTCTCCATGACATGAAAGCCCCCCGGGTAAATCTGCCGCGGATGCGGCCGGTCCAGCGGGATATCCTAAGTCCGGGAAGGGGGATGACCGTTGGATTCCGTCCTCGACTGTCTGTCGGCGTTGGGACTGGGCGGCGTGGTGCTGGGAACGGTTCTGGAAGCCTTGGGAGTGCCCTTCTTTCCCGGGGCGGTGGTCATGATTCTGGCCGGGGTGCTGGTGCACCAGGGAGCCCTGAATTTCCCGGCTACGCTCGGAGCGGCCTTCGGCGGATACACGGTGGGCTCGGTGCTGGCCTACCTGCTCGGCAAAAATGTGGGCACCCCGTTCTTCCGGCGGTACGGGCGCTTCCTGCACGTTTCGCCCGAGAAACTGATGCAGGCGCAAACCCTGCCGGCTTATTCAGCTGGTTTTTTTGTGCTTCTGGGCCGGTTCGTGCCCGGTGTCGGCAACCTCACGCCTTACCTGGCCGGTTTGGCCCAGCTTCAGGTGGGCTGGTTCCTTTTATACAACTCGCTTTACGCCTTGGGCTGGGGGACCGTTTACCTTGGAGTGGGGATGTTTTTTGGTTCCCGGTGGCCGGCGATCATCACCTTCATCCAACCGCGCCTGCTCGGAATCGCCGTGCTTGGGGGACTGGCGGTTGTAGCGGTCATGATGCACCTGGATCGAAAACGGTGACTGCCGGCCTGACCGCCCTGGGCGTTTTCCTAAGGTTTCGAGTGGGCGCAGTAGGCTTTGATGCAGTTTCCTTTGGAACTGCGGAACAGGTCTTTGAACAGCCGGTCGAAAAGTTCTTGTTTAAGGCACAAGACACCACCGGGGTTTACCGGGGTGCCGTTGACGAACATGTTGAAGTAAACCAAGCCGTTTACCTCCCGAACCACGGTCAGCGTATAATGGTTCATCTTGGACCCTCCCATACTAATCATATCCTAGTCTGATAAACCAGAATCCAGAATAAGGAACAAAAAACCAGATCAGAATGACAGCAAAACCTTTCCGGTAACTAAATTCGCTACATCGTCCATTGTTTGGCCCCGGATCAAATATTCTCTTACATTTACATTTTGCACGCAGATGTTTACAGCATAGGGATAAATCATAGTTGTCTAGTCCTATTAGCTGTGAATTATCTTTCTTCTTGCCATCTTATGCAGTTGTCTGCATAATAGGCCCTAAACGCGGGTCCGAAGGATACCTTCTCGGACTAGTTATAACCTGGTTCCGGGAATGATTTGGACAGGCGAACGTTATTCCCTGCTGCACCGTGGGATGTTTTCGGGGGGTTGCAGGAGGCGGGCGAAGACGCGCCGAAAAGTCATCCAGGGACGGGAAGGAGTGTGAGGTGCTTTTGAAATACCTGGTGTTGGTGGGAGACGGGATGGCCGACGAGCCCCGGCCGGAACTGGATGGGATGACGCCGCTGCAATACGCCCGGACGCCACACATGGACCTCGTGGCGGCTTGT is drawn from Candidatus Desulforudis audaxviator MP104C and contains these coding sequences:
- the pyk gene encoding pyruvate kinase — encoded protein: MRHTKIICTIGPASESVEVLSRMVESGMNISRHNFSHGSREEHRRRINNVRTAAARTGRTVGIMVDLRGPKIRIGDLEPEPVELKAGDELTLTTEVIKGNRRRISVDYQPLPREVGPGNTILLGDGLVGLEVLRVEGSEVLCRVLNDALLTSRKGVNLPGVRTSIPTVTEKDIRDLHFALELGFDFVAASFVRRAEDILSVRAILEKFESEAHIVAKIETWEAVENLDDIIKVTDAVMVARGDLGLEIAAEEVPLVQKKIIARCNLAGKPVITATQMLESMIHNPRPTRAEASDVANAILDGTDAVMLSAETATGEYPVAAVETMDRIARRAEADLPYGMLLHQRHRDISRRTVTDAISYATCATAADLDAAAIITATQTGYTARMVAKYRPARPIVAVTPREDVVRRLTLLWGVQPVYVQEEIEDTDRMISASIEAALAAGLIRGGDLVVITAGVPVGLHGSTNLLKVHTVGNVLARGIGIGNQAVTGSLKIAHSAAEALVKIEPGDILVTRATDRDYVPAIEKSSGVITEVGGLTSHAAVVCLQFNLPVIVGVTGATEILDEGAIVTIDALRGLVYSGATRVL
- a CDS encoding DedA family protein, producing MDSVLDCLSALGLGGVVLGTVLEALGVPFFPGAVVMILAGVLVHQGALNFPATLGAAFGGYTVGSVLAYLLGKNVGTPFFRRYGRFLHVSPEKLMQAQTLPAYSAGFFVLLGRFVPGVGNLTPYLAGLAQLQVGWFLLYNSLYALGWGTVYLGVGMFFGSRWPAIITFIQPRLLGIAVLGGLAVVAVMMHLDRKR
- the pfkA gene encoding 6-phosphofructokinase — protein: MQRIGVLTSGGDAPGMNAAIRAVVRKAIYHGLEVMGVSRGFAGFIDADIGPMQVGSVADIIHRGGTILRTARSDEFQTRSGRARAYQNVERFRIQGLVIIGGDGSFMGAKLFHEEFQVPVVCIPATIDNDIPGTELSIGFDTAVNNAVDAINKIRDTATSHERLFIVEVMGRRAGFIALEAGLAGGAESILIPELPFSVEEVCDKLMRGYRRGKLHSVIVVAEGAASGIEFGREIKRITGFDTKVTVLGHLQRGGTPTAQDRVLGSRLGALAVELLMEGRCKLAVGIRNGRPDHWDLDECLDGKKEIDLEAYRLAGILSI